Proteins from a genomic interval of Bacteroides sp.:
- a CDS encoding PLP-dependent transferase: LDLGADVVLHSVTKFINGHADIVGGIIVAKDPELYKKIRHSMVYMGCNMDPTQAFMVMRGVKTLAIRIERAQENARKVADFIQNHPKVAWIKYPGLENHPQHELAKKQMKGFGSMMSFGLNGGYEAGRKLMDHVELALLAVSLGGVETLIQHPASMTHAGVSKENKAAAGITDDLVRFSVGIEDVEDIIGDLKQALDQI, translated from the coding sequence CTCGACCTGGGCGCTGACGTGGTATTGCATTCTGTCACCAAATTTATCAATGGGCACGCTGACATTGTGGGCGGCATCATTGTTGCCAAAGACCCTGAATTATACAAAAAGATCCGTCATTCCATGGTATATATGGGTTGCAATATGGATCCCACCCAAGCCTTTATGGTGATGCGCGGCGTCAAGACACTGGCCATCAGGATAGAGCGCGCACAGGAAAATGCCCGAAAAGTTGCTGACTTTATCCAGAATCATCCGAAAGTAGCCTGGATCAAATATCCCGGTCTGGAAAACCATCCCCAGCACGAACTGGCAAAAAAGCAGATGAAAGGCTTTGGATCGATGATGAGCTTTGGGCTGAATGGAGGCTATGAAGCAGGACGCAAGTTGATGGACCACGTTGAGCTGGCACTGCTGGCCGTATCGCTGGGCGGAGTGGAAACACTGATCCAGCATCCGGCTTCGATGACTCACGCAGGAGTCAGCAAAGAGAACAAGGCAGCAGCAGGGATTACCGACGACCTAGTCAGGTTCTCCGTGGGCATTGAGGATGTGGAAGACATCATCGGTGACCTGAAACAAGCCTTGGATCAAATCTGA
- the mnmH gene encoding tRNA 2-selenouridine(34) synthase MnmH, whose translation MIKTIDISEFLSLKADVPVLDVRSPSEFSQGHIPGANNLPLFDDEERKVVGTLYKKSGREAAILEGLDFAGRKLRNFVKQAKKAAPGKKLLMHCWRGGMRSESMAWLLNLAGFDVYLLKGGYKAYRRHVLSLWEKPARIMILSGKTGTGKTEILKHMQELGQQVIDLEGIAHHKGSAFGAIGESPQPSSEQFENELADQWTKIDHSLPVWLEDESHTIGRVFIPHKLYQQMHQAQVIRLEMPKNLRVKRLIEDYAGFEKVLLVQSIEKIQRKLGGQNARTAIEALHQDDFETAIAIVLDYYDKAYTFDLGKRKPEQFQHFETHTEQAQENARLVLEQINQLTHEQG comes from the coding sequence ATGATCAAAACCATCGATATTTCGGAGTTCCTTTCTTTAAAAGCAGATGTTCCCGTGCTGGATGTCCGATCTCCTTCCGAGTTCAGCCAGGGACACATCCCCGGGGCTAACAACCTGCCTTTGTTCGACGATGAGGAACGCAAGGTCGTAGGCACCCTTTACAAGAAATCGGGCCGCGAGGCAGCCATCCTGGAAGGTCTTGATTTCGCAGGAAGAAAACTCAGGAACTTTGTAAAACAGGCCAAAAAGGCAGCCCCTGGCAAAAAGCTGCTCATGCATTGCTGGCGCGGGGGGATGCGTTCGGAGAGTATGGCCTGGCTATTGAACCTGGCAGGCTTTGATGTTTATCTTCTGAAAGGAGGATATAAGGCCTATCGCAGGCACGTTCTCAGTCTCTGGGAAAAGCCTGCCCGCATCATGATCCTTTCGGGAAAAACAGGCACAGGAAAAACAGAGATCCTGAAGCATATGCAGGAACTTGGCCAGCAGGTCATTGACCTTGAAGGCATTGCCCATCATAAGGGCTCAGCATTTGGCGCCATCGGCGAAAGCCCACAGCCCAGCAGCGAACAGTTTGAAAACGAACTGGCTGACCAATGGACAAAAATCGATCATAGCCTACCGGTTTGGTTGGAAGACGAAAGCCATACCATTGGCAGGGTTTTCATCCCACACAAGCTTTATCAGCAGATGCACCAGGCGCAGGTGATACGCCTCGAGATGCCAAAAAACCTCAGGGTGAAAAGACTCATAGAGGATTATGCAGGATTTGAGAAAGTGTTGCTGGTGCAATCCATAGAAAAAATCCAGCGCAAACTGGGTGGGCAAAATGCCAGGACAGCCATTGAGGCGCTGCATCAGGATGACTTTGAAACCGCCATTGCCATAGTCCTTGATTACTACGACAAGGCCTACACCTTCGACCTGGGAAAAAGAAAACCTGAACAGTTCCAGCATTTTGAGACCCATACTGAACAAGCCCAGGAGAATGCACGCTTAGTGCTTGAGCAAATCAATCAACTGACCCATGAGCAAGGATAA